In Daphnia magna isolate NIES unplaced genomic scaffold, ASM2063170v1.1 Dm_contigs112, whole genome shotgun sequence, the sequence AGGAGACTGTATGCGATCTCTTTCATATTCCTTACGGATAGGACATTCTACCGTTTTTGAAATAATGAACGAAACATGTAGAATAATGTACGAGATCCTTGCTCCTACCTATTTGCAATTGCCAGATACAAATATGTCGAAACAAATATCAAATGACTTTTCCAAAATTTGGAACTTCCCAAATTGTGTTGGGGCTGGAGATGGAAAACACTTCGCCATGCAATGCCCTAACAACGGTGGCTCCAACTAGTATAACTACAAAGGGTTTCAAAGCATGGTGATGTTTGCCGTTTGCGATTCTAATTACTGTTTTATTGCTGTTGACATTGGGGCTTATGGCAGAGAGGGCGATGCGAGCATATTTGCATCATCACAATTTGCGAAATACTAGGATAACGGTTGTTTGGGTATTCCAGGACCATCAACACTTGTTTACTCAGATAGCTTATCCCCTTACGTCTTTGTAATGGTAATGTTTTATAGTGTTACGTGATTATTTTAATACTCTACACTGACAAATATGTTTGTCTGTTTCCTAGGATGATGCatttccattgaaaaaaaaaacattatgaCGCCATATCCCGGCCGAAGCACAGGATCATTAACGAAAGAAGAACTAATATTCAATTGCAGgtagaattcaataaaattttttatctttcaaCCTTATTAGCTGGTAAGATAGGACAGACACATCACTTCCCAAGACATGTTCTTTAGGTTGTCTCGTGCAAGAAGAACTATTGAAAATGCTTTCGGAATTGTCACCAACCAATTGCACATTTTCCGCAAACCGATGATTGGAAGCcctaaaaatgttaaaaattcaTAAAGGCCGGTGTTGTCTTGCACAATATACTGATTCGCGAAGACAGCCGCTTCTACTTGGATAACCAAAAACTACCGGATCATTTTGATGTAAATGGAGTTTTAATTGAAGGTGCCTGGAGGACGAACAATACAATGACATCAATGTTCGGTAAATAATATTAAGAAAAGCAAGGTATAAAACAATTAATCTTTCTATTAGGTCTGTATGAAGTGACTTGCGGCCAGGAAAAGGAATGAACTATCCAACTGTCGCCAAAAACATTCGCGatcagtttaaaaaatatttttcgaaTAAAGATGCAGTGCCATGGCAGAGGATCATTGTCGAAGATGCAGGCAAAATTTCTGAGGAGGAAAGTTAATGAATATTAACTACGAATAGTTGCTCGAAATGATTTGTATTGCCGTGATCATTGATGTTTGTAATAACGATGAGCAACGTAATAAAATCAGTTTGTTTCATTGTAATCTCGAGAATGTTTAAGATTGATTTATCCTATCTTCTTCCTTCATCTTCCTCTTTGacttttccttctctttcttcCCTGCTTCATATAACAATTGTTCCACTTTGAATCGCATTTCGTCCTTTATGCTGTTACTCTTGATCTTAGCAACTATAAAGGAAAAGATTGATGGGTTATTAATTAAACTTGTACGTTAATTGAGAATTGCATAGCACTTATACCTTTATCGGCGAAAACTTTGCAATAATTTCTCCACTGCTTCGTCACTGCGTCAAGTTCTTCTGTTTTCTCTATCATAGTATGATTTGGTTTATCATTAATCAACTGCGACACCAGcgatgaaatatttttttccgcTTTAGACTCTTCTAATTTCCGTTTGCGCTGTATACGGCTATCAGGATAACTTGGAAGAGCATCTACAGGGGAAATGAAATGATGTAACTACATATCATTTACAAACTTAGTAAAAATCTCACTATACCAGATGATGAAGTTGAAGGAGTGGGTGTCGATGTTTTTGGAAAGGCTTGAGGTCGACTTTCGGTTAATGTCTTTGAGTCAATAATAGTAGTAGGTTTGGCAGCTTTCTGGCTTTGACTTGAAGAAATGGAATTCAGTTTTTTTTGCTGTCAGTACATTTTTCGTACACGATCTATTCATGAAATCTGTATAGAATCGTAATTGGAATTTACATTAAACAGggtaaattaaaaaaagaaaacgatgtaaatgaaaacattGCTACACACATGTGTACCTGAAATTGGTAGAGAATCTTCGCTGTTAACAAGGGATTTGTTGTCTAGAGTTAGTGACTGTGTATCGTTTACTGATACGAATGACACGTCATTCCAATAGAGTACATTGTCTTTGTCAGTATTTCGATATTCTTCATTCTCCATTTGATCCACACCACGTTCTTGAACTAAATCAATATGTCGTACCTTTGCTGAAGAAAGATTGGTAAACCTGCTGTAAGGTAAAAGATAATATTGCTGTAGGTGTGCCTtgttaattaaataaataattgtaaCAATTTTTACGCTCTCTGTTTTATGTGTTCGTCCAGAAAAGACATTGTGTGGTACAAGTCCCATTGCGGAAGTTGGTGCCTTGAGTCTTTTGTGGGAGTCCCTGTTGGATCCTCGATGTTGGACACCTTTCTAACTCTTCTGAATTTATCTACAAGCTGTGTCCACTGAGTGGTCACATCTTCCACAGTGCAATTTTCAAAAAGGTGTGAAATCTCCAACTTGGCGTTTGTTTTCACTGTTATGTTTTTGTAGGATTTGGAGTTTGTGTCATAGAGACACGGGTATTTCTTGACTTCTTCTATTAAAGGTTCACGTTCTATCTCATACCATTTTATTGAAGACCTGAAATGTATTTCCAGCACATTATTTCATCAGAACAATGGGTTTTGAACATAACAATGCGATTTGAACCAACAGAACCAAAATTGttacttgtttcttttctttggtgACTTCTTTTTGGGCGAGTTGAAGTTTTTTTACGGGGACTGTTTGTTAACACTTGGAGGAGACATAATAATTCAGTAAACAACTATCCAGAAAAGAATAtcagaattttaaaatttaaatcacAGAAGTCAACACTGGcgaaatttaaattataagAACAGACTATAAACAGCAGTAATActtcaaaaaataagaaaagaatgaagacAAGCGTATTATATTTTGACTACGTAGTGCGTAGAACGTTCAAAAATCTTATGTAAAAACgagatcaatctcatttttacgtagttacgttttgacttcgttttcACTCCGTTTTGAGTTTACGAATTACGTACTACGTAAAGCGTTGTGTGTGAACACTTTGCCGTTTCGACAAAACGCAATTCATAACGCCAAAACGCAATACGTAGTACATAAAACTGTACGTAAGACTGTCGTGTGAACGTACCTTTACGTGGGATTCGTTGGTTATTCCTCGCCTTCCAGGTGGTGAAGACGTAGgcagccagaagagtaaaTGTTTGCCGGAGATTACCAATTGGCCCAAAATGGCCACGAATCAGATCTTTTTTGGACGACTTGCAACCCTTTTGACGCATgattccttccaaccagctccaaaccgTGAGGCGCCCAGGACACTGGAATATCAGATGATCTTCGGTTTCGGGATGTGGATGACAATTAGCGCAAGTATCATCCTTGGCTGGATCTAACCGATGGCATATGGTCCTGGTAGGAAAAAGTGGAAACGTGAAAAAGtggttgaacaggaacatggtctctctgatgttaCTTGGAAGagctgcagtctccttccagatacgtggccaatccagattagACCTCAACATCTCCAGCTTTCTCATTGTGGTCACCTCCAGGATTTAATAGTTATATGTTTTCCGGTGTaccattggattcccctgcaccagTATGGACGAGGCGaatagttttaaaattttatgcaggggttcctgaaaGTAAAAGGGCctcttcatgactgctacGGGTACGGTGTTGTCTTTGTAGATTGGTTATAAGGTTCGGAGAGGGaaggacatccaataacgAAGCAGAGAGCTTTCCGGACTGCTGGGGCCTGTTAGAACTTTATACATGGggcacaagaaaagggaacggtaaaaaaGTGTGTAttgaccattcccagtcccCCTTGGCTGACAGTACGGTATATTAAAGTTTTTTTCGGCCTCTCTACTTTTCCCATCCATAGGAATTTCATGACAGCCTTTGAAATCTAGTCAGCTATATTTTGCTTACAAGGTCATACTTGCGCAATATACACAGTTCTGGAGAAAGCCTTCGACTTGAGGTAAATCACTCCCTGGTAAAGCTTGAAACGTCGACAGGCATTGTCTCCCAGAATACCAATTAGAGGGCCGAATGCATCATTCCAGACCCTACCAGCTGTCTCTACTATGGAGTGAGAAAATTCAAAtcctaacagggacaatgttggTGCGTGCaatagggggcatccctggcgaatcgatTGAATATCACAAATCATCCCAGCAACGTTcgatccgttgaggattgacattcctgttacagaatacatagtctGTAACCAAAGGACGAAAGTGGTGGGAAAGCCCATGACAcccagaatcctccagaggacctccctgttaaccaggtcgtaggcctttttaaaatcaactccaacaatggcagcgctCATACCCCGAATCGAcgagttggaagagtcatggcatccccggtcatcagcgaattgaatgacatctctataatGACTTAAGTTATAAAAAATCAGTCTACCAGGTACCtcacctttttgatgaggcgCTATATTAGATGACAatgtctgcctcaatcgtctcgctaaaacagatgccatgactttgtagtcacaattcaaaagagaaattgaccgaaaattagaaattccacaagGCCCTGAAGACTTTGGAATAAGCCTGATCGCCATTTGGCTCTGCGAagacgtcagagtttccctttcaaggatatgattaaacatattCAAGAAAtggggtgcgatcacgtcccaaaattctacgtaaaactcgcAAGGAATACCATCGGTGCTAGGGGACTTGTTGAACTTCATTGCTGTTATGgcagctctaatctcaagaaACGAAATTGGTACCgttaggtttggggttggcttaaagcaatctctcAAGGAATTCAGTCTCTGCAAGTGTTTCAGGAGAAggatgatttttaaaaattttagtaAAATGTGAAACAATCTCTGCTGAAATGTCCTCTTTGGTGgataagcaagtgccattAGATGCAATGATCTTATCAATGCGACACTTACGGTAGTTAATTCTGGCTctatttacatgaaaaatacCTGCTATTTCTACCTCTGGGCCCTCGAAGCAGCATgaacgaatcccataccctttaagtgtgctgtcctcccaagactttgagaatttcctcaactggtgaaaggcaacccaatcaaatgTGTCTGCTTCGGCCATCTCCTGAATGCAAGCCTGATAGAAAAACTTGGTTTCTCTTATTAGTCTTGTTCTTTGCCTCGAATAATCTATTGAAATGCGCTTGATACctggtttcaggacactctcccaccgATTTGCTACATTGCTTTCCCTAAGATGATGATGAGCAGATTCCAGAATGAAACTAGTTACATATTTCTGATAACCTTCTTCTGAAAATATTTATgtatttagtttccacaatccGGCAGAGGATCTGCTATGATTCAGGAGATCGAGATAGCAAGTAAGTGTTGACTGTACTgactgatggtcactaatcgataaagactgtaaacaaatatttaaaaaattatccCCAAAAgatcgactagcataaatcctatcCAACCTAGAAGAACCGGAatggtaatggaaagtgtgaCCTGGTTCACTATGATTaagctttttccagatgtctaccagatcgagaccagtaaccatctcctttAAAGCAAAGCTAACGATACTACTGGGGATAGGGACTGGGtatttgccctatcttggatgtcgtcaatTCAGTTAAAATCGCCaatcaacacgaagggcagtcgagtggtaacttagtaggcaggaacggtttgTCGAAGAAAAGTGTTTCCCTCGTTTTCAGACTGTTTACCAGACGGAGAatagatattaataaacgttaaaaatttTACGTCGATAGAGATAAGCCTTTCgtcaggttcaagaagcaATCGAGAATATCCAAAACCATGCTTAATAAGAATGGATGTTCagtttttgttgggaccgacatttgctagcaagtggACAGCTTTGAATAATTGGGCAAGAAtgaaaggctacctcttgaagtcccaCGATATCTAgattaccgtccctgcagaaattttaaagaattttaCGTCGCTCGACTGAACTACTACCTCtaatgttgatagaagcgatttttagTCTTTAAGtcatttatttggttttatGAGTTGGAAAATGCCTGAGGTAGGTTTAGAATTCTTTGCCGTCAAAGTAGGATTGAAGCGTTTGTTTCCTGGTACCGTGGGAATTCTTAGGGGGTCCTTTGTTTTGTCAGGTTCCATGATCTCAATTTCCGCCATGTCGGGTTCCATCGATTCCTTGATAATTGTCATTGGTTCTTCGTCTTGTTTCTCTGTGTCAGGGGCTTTCATTTGGGATTTCTTAATTGGTTTCGAAGGGTTATCTTTAGAAGGTACAGTCAAGAAACTGGTAAGAGTGTCCATGGTTTcagtttcaaaattttgagtCCCTCCTGAGGGTGAATCTTACAATTCACCCTCCAAAAGTACCttggaaaccatggaatgttAAGCTAAGGGAATTACTACGGGATTCTGTATaatgttctcttttttttagtcattttgggaacaggtttttggacaatggtgggttcctggtttcgttttaatgTCGGGCAATTGTAGCTAAAGTGGGTCTTATCATCGTCACAAAGTCTGCAAGTAGGCTTTTGTCCGTCATGGGGCTTGGTTCCACACATCACCGAGTTATTTCTGTTTAGACTCAGACTGTTGTTGTGTCAGGAACGTGATTCAGATGTATTGATGGCAACCTagttatttttgaaactaggtattactattACTTTTTACCGagttttcgaaaaaaagtAGGTAATACTATTACTAAATACCTAGTTTTATAAAATTACTAGGTAAAGTAGTGGCCGAAAAACTAGGTACTAGGTAATAGTAAAAAGTAGCGGCAAGAAAACTAGGtagtaataaaaaactaggtaGTAATTTAAAACTAGGTAACCTAGTTATAcctagtttttaaaatatgagaaaaattaaatgacaataCGAGCAGTTTGATTCTTTGATTATTCTTTCTGTATTTCTTCAACTTCATTTCGAGTGAAATGAAGTTGATGTGACAATTGTCAATCAAAAGTAGATGGACTGACTTAATCAGGACCTGCAATACAATAAAATATATCAAAAACATAAGAAATGCTATTAAAACTATGAACAAATTCATACGTCAGAGTCACACTCATTTATTCATGTGCAGCTTGCGAGTGAAATGAAGTTGACTACTTGACTCACTTAGGATGTGACCTGCAATACAATACAATATATCAAAAATATCGGAAATGCCTGTACAACTATGAACAAATTCATACGTCAGTTATTCAGGTGCAGCTTGCAACAGTTGCAAGTGAAATGAAGTTGACTCACTTTAGGATGTGacaattccaatgaaaaaatGCTAGACAAACTAAATAAGTCCCTGCAATACAATTAAATACATTACAAAACTAACAAATTCTTGTAAAATAACCATTGATTTCATATTCATACTTAAACTTTGAGTTTTTCAGGTGCAGAATTGCATGTAATTTCCAAACAACAGTAGATAGACTGATAGACTAACTCAGTCAGGCGTCAGGCTCTGTcagggaaagggaaaaaaggaaacaaatgaATAGCAATAAGCGACATATTACAATTAACAgaaattttgagtttttaatcatttgacaacagtataaaaaaaagtcaaattacCTAGgtaatgtttttcttattactaGGTATTTGTTTTTAACTAGGTTTTTCTATTACTAAAGTAGCCCGGAGAGAAACTAGGTAAAGTTTAACTAGGTAAagtagtgaaaaaaaaactaggtattactaggtAACTAGGTAATACTAGATATTACTACCTAGTAATGCCACCAATATTCAGATGTCGAGGTACAGTTTAAATTTGAAGAGGAATGAAGCCAAGGTGTCTCTGATTTGGATTTGTCTTCTCGCCTTAATTGTGGAGTTGAGGCCTAAAATCGTAAGGACATTCCAGGTAAGGTTGTTTTGCTTAAAGAAATCTTTAAAAGTTGTGAGGAGAACTTCATGGTGCTTGCAGGCAGAAAGAATGTGAGTTGTGTCTTCTACTTCAGGGCAGCCATTGCGACAAAGTCGATCTTGGTCCATATCTATTTTACTCAGTTTGTTGTGGCATGTCGGTGGAGAGCAATGCTTATTGCTCTGATTGGATGGTGGTGCCACTCGATGATGCCAAGTTTTGTTCTGAAGTATATGCTTGGTTTGCCAGATGTTTTAAGTTCAAACAGTGTATTGGCTAACAATTTCCTTCtatatttttgaattatttcagGTGCACTGAGGGAATTATCAATCCGATTGGTTGCAGGGATGTTGCTTTGGTTATTTGTCAGCTTGTCTGGCTGTTCGTTCCCCAGGATGCCAACATGACGAGGTATCCATGAGATGTGTGTGTGAGTACCACTATCTTTGAGGCTGTTAA encodes:
- the LOC116930488 gene encoding uncharacterized protein LOC116930488 — encoded protein: MVTGLDLVDIWKKLNHSEPGHTFHYHSGSSRSSIKWYEIEREPLIEEVKKYPCLYDTNSKSYKNITVKTNAKLEISHLFENCTVEDVTTQWTQLVDKFRRVRKVSNIEDPTGTPTKDSRHQLPQWDLYHTMFTNLSSAKVRHIDLVQERGVDQMENEEYRNTDKDNVLYWNDVSFVSVNDTQSLTLDNKSLVNSEDSLPISDALPSYPDSRIQRKRKLEESKAEKNISSLVSQLINDKPNHTMIEKTEELDAVTKQWRNYCKVFADKVAKIKSNSIKDEMRFKVEQLLYEAGKKEKEKSKRKMKEEDRINQS